A DNA window from Acetilactobacillus jinshanensis contains the following coding sequences:
- a CDS encoding LacI family DNA-binding transcriptional regulator yields MKKQITIEEVAKRAGVSKATVSRAINNSPRVRAKTRNLINGIIKTLGYHPNTAAREIRTKVSRTIGMILPNITNPFYAELVRGAEDQARLSGYQIMITNTDEKPEHEYADINNLLNQMVDGLIIISTGVIDNYQQILRNTPTIFVDRLPSKKEVNHFDTLLVDNVKGSFEAVNTLIHNGAERIGFINSSVPDVNTRRMIGYKKALDANNITYDPDIIQESNRKATNVEKLTGQLIINQACDGLFAANNTIFKQILLKIKKSHIKNVKLATFDDDFFYQFLDHGMTVIQQPAHQMGSKAVINLIYRINTPKLPIKHTLLKPTLKRYF; encoded by the coding sequence ATGAAAAAACAGATCACGATCGAAGAAGTTGCCAAGCGCGCTGGCGTATCAAAGGCAACGGTTTCTCGAGCCATTAATAACAGCCCCAGAGTTAGAGCAAAGACTAGAAATTTAATCAACGGGATTATTAAAACGTTAGGTTATCACCCTAACACAGCCGCACGAGAAATTCGAACCAAAGTGTCACGGACGATTGGGATGATCTTGCCTAACATTACTAACCCGTTCTATGCTGAATTAGTCCGTGGTGCTGAAGATCAAGCCCGTCTAAGTGGCTATCAAATCATGATCACCAACACTGATGAAAAACCTGAGCATGAATATGCAGATATCAATAACCTATTAAATCAGATGGTCGACGGCTTAATTATTATTAGTACCGGCGTTATTGATAATTATCAGCAAATTCTGCGAAACACGCCAACGATCTTTGTTGACCGACTTCCTAGTAAAAAAGAAGTTAATCACTTTGACACGCTCTTAGTTGATAACGTTAAAGGCAGTTTTGAAGCCGTTAATACATTAATTCACAATGGTGCCGAACGAATCGGTTTTATTAACAGTTCCGTCCCTGACGTCAACACCAGAAGAATGATTGGCTACAAAAAAGCTTTAGATGCTAATAACATTACTTACGATCCTGATATCATTCAGGAAAGTAATCGCAAAGCGACCAACGTTGAAAAACTAACCGGTCAATTAATCATTAACCAAGCATGTGATGGTCTTTTTGCTGCTAATAACACGATCTTTAAGCAGATTTTACTCAAAATCAAAAAATCACACATTAAAAACGTCAAGTTAGCAACGTTTGACGATGATTTCTTCTATCAATTCCTAGATCACGGGATGACAGTAATTCAGCAGCCAGCTCATCAAATGGGTTCTAAAGCTGTAATTAACCTCATCTATCGAATTAATACACCAAAGTTACCGATCAAACACACGTTGTTAAAACCGACCTTAAAGCGATATTTCTGA